A window of the Diorhabda carinulata isolate Delta chromosome 1, icDioCari1.1, whole genome shotgun sequence genome harbors these coding sequences:
- the LOC130896793 gene encoding UPF0547 protein C16orf87 homolog, translating to MPKKTMIAKICPTCKQQVPVACKSCPCGHFFYNAKRIAREFAIEADYRRRTSRVRRGKPNYYDALEFDKHIKKIKKRTSECDNEEEEDNKKDNGKSKKKKVKKDEEEDDEALTKLTPELQQHCQSILDQINIKLKMVTWKPT from the exons ATGCCTAAGAAAACTATGATTGCTAAGATTTGCCCAACTTGCAAACAAcaa GTTCCAGTAGCATGTAAATCATGTCCCTGTGGGCATTTCTTTTATAATGCTAAACGCATTGCGAGAGAGTTTGCTATAGAGGCTGATTATAGAAGACGTACTTCTCGTGTTCGAAGAGGGAAACCTAATTATTATGATGCCCTTGAGTTTGACAagcatataaaaaaa attAAAAAAAGAACAAGTGAATGTGATAATGAAGAggaagaagataataaaaaagataatggGAAATCTAAGAAAAAAAAGGTTAAGAAGGATGAAGAGGAAGATGATGAAGCATTAACCAAACTGACTCCAGAACTTCAACAGCATTGTCAGTCAATTTTGgatcaaattaatataaagttaaaaatgGTAACTTGGAAAcctacttaa
- the LOC130896484 gene encoding 3-ketodihydrosphingosine reductase has product MLFIWLCIIFVPCILIPVVVYLRPSPKKSVNGKHVVVIGGSSGIGKSVAIVAAKEGANVTIIARNVEKLNYAQKEIESYKCCKEQIISKISVDICDYESLEQNFSKIETIVGPIFMMVNCAGMAICGEVEKFTLDEIKQLVDINFLGSLYSVKAIVPKFKMRKEGIIVLTGSQVTLMGMYGYSVYSSCKFALRGLAESLYMEVKPYNISVTLALPPDTDTPGFANENKTKPTETKLISDTAGLATPENVAKKLVNDALTGKFFSYVGFESYMVTTLCTGMSPFSTFLDVIMEATVLGLLRIISAFYIISFNKIVKKCHENKTKKIM; this is encoded by the exons atgCTGTTCATATGGTTGTGCATAATATTTGTACCTTGTATTCTAATACCTGTAGTTGTATACCTAAGGCCTTCACCAAAAAAATCTGTAAATGGGAAACATGTAGTTGTGATAGGAGGTTCTAGCGGAATAGGGAAAAGTGTAGCCATTGTTGCAGCGAAAGAAGGTGCTAATGTGACAATTATAGCTAGAAATGTAGAAAAACTGAATTACGCTCAGAAAGAAATTGAATCTTATAAGTGTTGTAAAGAACAAATTATCAGCAAAATTTCAGTGGACATTTGCGATTATGAATCCTTAGAACAAAATTTTAGCAAAATAGAAACTATAGTAGGACCTATTTTCATGATGGTCAACTGTGCTGGAATGGCTATATGtggtgaagtagaaaaattcaCTTTGGACGAAATTAAACAACTGGTTGATATTAATTTCCTAGGAAGCCTGTATTCTGTAAAAGCTATTGTACCAAAATTCAAAATGAGAAAAGAAGGAATTATAGTTCTTACGGGGTCCCAGGTAACTTTAATGGGAATGTATGGGTATTCTGTATATTCAAGTTGTAAATTTGCCCTGAGGGGTCTAGCTGAATCCCTCTATATGGAAGTGAAACCTTATAATATATCTGTCACATTAGCTCTACCTCCTGATACCGACACTCCAGGATTTGCAAACGAAAATAAGACTAAACCTACTGAAACTAAATTGATATCAGATACTGCAGGACTTGCAACTCCAGAAAATGTGGCAAAGAAACTTGTTAATGATGCTTTG ACAGGAAAATTCTTTAGTTATGTTGGATTTGAATCATATATGGTAACTACTCTATGTACTGGTATGAGCCCTTTTTCCACATTTCTTGATGTAATAATGGAAGCTACTGTATTAGGACTTTTGAGAATAATTAGTGCTTTCTACATaatatcttttaataaaattgtgaaaaaatgtcatgaaaacaaaacaaaaaaaattatgtaa
- the LOC130896565 gene encoding E3 ubiquitin-protein ligase SIAH1A-like isoform X1 has protein sequence MYGGCVEEYRKFARTRRKIMAQVVSQKRGRGISTGETPSASSSSTSQLSALGTAPGTLTDELAALFECPVCFEVVLPPIMQCQVGHLVCASCRPKLSCCPTCRGTLGNIRNLAMEKVANNLMFPCKHKSTGCRMSLGLNEKAEHEEICEFRPYSCPCPGASCSWQGQLDKVMVHLQHAHKNITTLNGEDIVFLATEINLAGAVDWVMMQSCFGHHFMLVLEKQEKNDGHTQFFAIVQLIGSRKQAEHFAYRLELNGNRRRLIWEAMPRSSHEGVASAIMGSDCLVFDNSIAQHFADNGNLGINVTISLVC, from the exons atgtacGG AGGATGTGTAGAGGAATATAGAAAATTTG ctAGAACTCGAAGAAAAATCATGGCTCAAGTAGTTAGTCAAAAAAGGGGCCGTGGGATCAGTACCGGTGAAACTCCTTCAGCATCTTCAAGTTCTACCAGTCAACTGTCTGCCTTAGGTACTGCTCCTGGAACTCTTACAGATGAACTAGCTGCACTTTTTGAGTGCCCAGTATGCTTTGAAGTTGTTCTACCTCCTATTATGCAATGTCAAGTTGGTCATTTAGTTTGTGCTAGCTGCCGCCCAAAATTATCCTGTTGTCCTACTTGCCGAGGTACTTTaggaaatataagaaatttggCTATGGAAAAGGTAGCAAATAACCTAATGTTTCCTTGTAAACACAAATCTACTGGCTGTCGCATGTCTCTTGGACTCAATGAGAAAGCAGAGCATGAAGAAATTTGTGAATTTCGTCCCTACAGTTGTCCTTGTCCTGGTGCCTCATGTTCTTGGCAG GGACAACTGGATAAAGTAATGGTGCACTTACAACATGCTCACAAAAATATAACTACTCTTAATGGAGAAGATATAGTGTTCTTAGCTACAGAAATAAATTTAGCCGGTGCTGTAGATTGGGTCATGATGCAAAGTTGTTTCGGTCACCATTTTATGTTGGTGTTGGAAAAACAAGAGAAGAATGATGGTCATACACAATTCTTTGCCATTGTTCAACTTATTGGATCTCGAAAACAAGCTGAGCACTTCGCTTACAG attGGAACTTAATGGAAATAGAAGGAGACTGATTTGGGAGGCCATGCCCAGGTCAAGTCATGAAGGAGTAGCATCAGCAATTATGGGTAGTGACTGTCTGGTCTTTGATAATTCCATTGCACAACATTTTGCAGACAATGGAAATTTAGGTATTAATGTTACCATTTCCTTAGTTTGCTAA
- the LOC130896565 gene encoding E3 ubiquitin-protein ligase SIAH1A-like isoform X2, which produces MAQVVSQKRGRGISTGETPSASSSSTSQLSALGTAPGTLTDELAALFECPVCFEVVLPPIMQCQVGHLVCASCRPKLSCCPTCRGTLGNIRNLAMEKVANNLMFPCKHKSTGCRMSLGLNEKAEHEEICEFRPYSCPCPGASCSWQGQLDKVMVHLQHAHKNITTLNGEDIVFLATEINLAGAVDWVMMQSCFGHHFMLVLEKQEKNDGHTQFFAIVQLIGSRKQAEHFAYRLELNGNRRRLIWEAMPRSSHEGVASAIMGSDCLVFDNSIAQHFADNGNLGINVTISLVC; this is translated from the exons ATGGCTCAAGTAGTTAGTCAAAAAAGGGGCCGTGGGATCAGTACCGGTGAAACTCCTTCAGCATCTTCAAGTTCTACCAGTCAACTGTCTGCCTTAGGTACTGCTCCTGGAACTCTTACAGATGAACTAGCTGCACTTTTTGAGTGCCCAGTATGCTTTGAAGTTGTTCTACCTCCTATTATGCAATGTCAAGTTGGTCATTTAGTTTGTGCTAGCTGCCGCCCAAAATTATCCTGTTGTCCTACTTGCCGAGGTACTTTaggaaatataagaaatttggCTATGGAAAAGGTAGCAAATAACCTAATGTTTCCTTGTAAACACAAATCTACTGGCTGTCGCATGTCTCTTGGACTCAATGAGAAAGCAGAGCATGAAGAAATTTGTGAATTTCGTCCCTACAGTTGTCCTTGTCCTGGTGCCTCATGTTCTTGGCAG GGACAACTGGATAAAGTAATGGTGCACTTACAACATGCTCACAAAAATATAACTACTCTTAATGGAGAAGATATAGTGTTCTTAGCTACAGAAATAAATTTAGCCGGTGCTGTAGATTGGGTCATGATGCAAAGTTGTTTCGGTCACCATTTTATGTTGGTGTTGGAAAAACAAGAGAAGAATGATGGTCATACACAATTCTTTGCCATTGTTCAACTTATTGGATCTCGAAAACAAGCTGAGCACTTCGCTTACAG attGGAACTTAATGGAAATAGAAGGAGACTGATTTGGGAGGCCATGCCCAGGTCAAGTCATGAAGGAGTAGCATCAGCAATTATGGGTAGTGACTGTCTGGTCTTTGATAATTCCATTGCACAACATTTTGCAGACAATGGAAATTTAGGTATTAATGTTACCATTTCCTTAGTTTGCTAA